From Mycobacterium colombiense CECT 3035:
CGGCAAGACCTCGCTGCTGAAGGTCCTGCTCGGCCAGCTGGCACTGAGCGCGGGCACCGGGCTGGTGGACGGCAAGCCGATCACCTCGGGCAGCGGACGCATCGGCTATGTGCCCCAACACCATCCGATGGACGCCGACGTGATGCTGCGCGGGCGCGATCTGGTCCGGCTGGGCATCGACGGGCCGCGCTGGGGCGCCATCCCGCTGCGGTCCGCCGATCGGGCCCGCCGGCGCGCGGCCGTGGGTCAGGCGTTGCGCCAGGTCAACGGCGAACATCTGGCCGACGTCCGGGTCGGGATGATGTCGGGCGGCGAGCTGCAGCGGGTGCGCATCGCCCAGGCGCTGGTCAGCGACCCGCTGCTGTTGCTGTGCGACGAGCCGCTGCTGACCCTGGACCCCGCGAACGCCAAGCTGGTGTCGGCGCTGATCGATCGGCGCCGCCAGGACGCCGCGACGACGGTCATCGTCGTCACCCACGAGCTCAACCCGATCCTGCCGTACGTGGACCGGCTGCTGTATCTGGTGGACGGCCGGTTCCAGATCGGCACCGTCGAGCAGGTGATGACCAGCCAGACGCTTTCGGCGCTGTACCAATCCGACATCCAGGTGGTGAAGGTCAAGGACGGCTACGTGGTGGCCGGCGCGCACGACGACGGGCACTGCTGATGGGGAATCGGCTCGCCGGCCTGCTGGACCGTCTGTTCTCCTTCGACATCACGGCCCACCTGCTCCGCCACGACTTCGTGCAGCAGGCGCTGGTGGCCGCCGCCCTGCTGGGACTGGTGGCCGGGCTGATCGGGCCGTTCATCGTGATGCGGCAGATGTCGTTCGCCGTGCACGGTTCCAGCGAATTATCGCTGACCGGAGCCGCTTTCGCGCTGCTGGTCGGCTTCGGCGTGGGCGTGGGCGCGCTGGTCGGCAGCGCCCTGGCCGCGGCGCTGTTCGGCGTGCTCGGGCGGCGCGACCGGGAGCGCGATTCGGTGATCGGCGTGGTGCTGGCCTTCGGGTTGGGCCTGGCGGTGTTGTTCATCCATCTCTACCCGGGCCGCACGTCGACCAGCTTCGCCCTGCTGACCGGCCAGATCGTCGGGGTCGGCTACACCGGACTGACAATGCTGGCGCTGGTCTGCCTGCTCGTCATCGCCGTGCTGGCGACGTGCTACCGGCCGCTGCTGTTCGCCACCGTCGATCCCGACGTCGCCGCGGCCCGCGGTGTGCCGGTGTACGCGCTGGGCATCGTGTTCGCGGCCCTGGTCGGTGTGGTGGCGGCCCAGGCGGTGCAGATCGTCGGCGCGCTGCTGGTGATGTCGTTGCTCATCACGCCGGCGGCCGCGGCGGCCCGTGTGGTCGCCTCGCCGGCGGCGGCGATGGTGACCTCCGTGGTGTTCGCCGAGGTGTCCGCGGTCGGCGGCCTGGTGCTGTCGCTGGCGCCGGGAGTGCCGGTGTCGGTGTTCGTCGCGAGCATCTCGTTCCTGATCTATCTGGTCTGCTGGATGATCGGGCGCCGCCGAGAGTCCGCCGCCTAAGCTGGTTACACACATTGGCCCCACGTCGGAGGCAGTGGTGCGCGGGTGGATCGCAGTCCTGGTGCTTGCGGCGGTGTGCGCGCTGACGGCCGGCTGCACCACCGTCGTCGGCGGCCGCGCGTCGCCCGCGGACACCTCCGGCCCGGTGCCCCGGACCCCGCTGAGCGCCGCGGACCTCGACGGGCTGCTGCTGGACAAGGATCAGATCAACTCCTTGCTCGACGCGGGGATGCGACTGCGCTACGGCGTGCAGGAGATGTGGGACTGGAGCTCGACTTTCAGCGACAAGAGCTGCCTGGCAATGGACGGGCCGGCGCAGGCGGCCGTCTACGCGGACACCGGGTGGACCGCGATGCGCGGCCAGCGCTTCGACGACAACTTCGACGACCCCGCCGTTCGCAACGACTCCGCCATCCAGGCCGTGATCGCCTACCCGTCCGCGCGGAAGGCCAACACGTTCTACGACGCCTCGGTGCGGCGATGGTTCGCCTGCGCCAATCGCAAGTTCTCCGAACGTCCCACGGGCAAGCCCGAAATCGTGTGGGCGGTGGGCGACGCCCACAAGGTCGGGGGCACGCTGAGCACGTCCGAGGTTCAGGACAGCAGCGACGGCTGGACGTGCCAGCGGGCGCTGACCGCGCGCAACAACGTCGTCATCGACGTCGCCACCTGCGGCTCCTTGCTGCCCGGCGGGTCCGCGGTCGACCTGGCCGAGCAGATCGCGGCCAAGGTCAGCAGGCAGTAGCAGCGGCTGCCGAACCTCCTCGCCTAGGCCGGCGCACGGCTCCCCCATAAGCTGGGCGGGTGGCCGGTATCGACCTCAACGCCGACCTGGGCGAGGGCTTCGGCGTCTGGCGCCTCGGTGATGACGACGCCATGCTCGGCATCGTCACCAGCGCCAACGTCGCGTGCGGTTTTCACGCCGGCGACCCCGCGGGTCTGGTGCGGGTGTGCCGGTCGGCGGCCGCGGCCGGGGTCCGCATCGGGGCGCAGGTGAGCTACCGCGACCTGGCCGGGTTCGGCAGGCGGTTCATCGACGTCACCGCCGAGGACCTGATCGCCGACGTGGTGTACCAGATCGGCGCGCTGCAGGCGATCGCGCACGCGGCCGGCTCGTCGGTGTCCTACGTGAAACCGCATGGCGCGCTGTACAACACGATCGTGACCCATCACGAGCAGGCCGCCGCCGTGGCCGAGGCGGTGCGCCTGGTGGACGCGCGGCTACCGGTGCTGGGCATGGCCGGCTCGGTGTTTTTCGACGAAGCCGCCCGCCGCGAGTTACGCACGATCGCAGAGGCTTTCGCAGACCGGGCGTATCGTCCCGACGGCCGGCTGGTGTCCCGCCGTGAGCCGGGCGCGGTGCTGCACGACCCGGCGGCGATCGCCGACCGGGTGGCCGCCATGGTCACCTCGGGCCGGGTCACCGCGATCGACGGCACGCAGATCGCCTTGCAGGCGCAATCCGTTTGCGTGCACGGTGATTCGCCGGGAGCGGTGCGGATCGCCACCGCCGTTCGCGACCGCCTCGCGGCGGCCGGCATCGAGATCGGGGCCTTCTGCTGATGCGGCTGAAACTCGGGCGCCCCGACATCGCGCGGTACGCACACCGGTTCGACGCGCCCGCCGCCGAGCCCGGCGCGCCCTCGGTGACCTGGATGGGCGTGGCGACCCTGCTGATCGACGACGGCTCGTCGGCGTTGCTGACCGACGGCTACTTCTCCCGGCCGAGCCTGGCCAAAATCGCGACCGGCAAGGTCGCGCCCTCGCCGGCGCGCGTCGACGGATGCCTTGCGCGGGCCAAGGTGTCGCGCCTGGCGGCGGTCATCCCCGTGCACACGCACATCGACCACGCGCTGGACTCGGCCCTGGTCGCCGACCGCACCGGCGCGCGGTTGGTCGGCGGGCGGTCCGCGGCCAATGTCGGGCGCGGGTACGGGCTGGCCGAGAACCGGATCGTCGTCGCGGTCAGCGGCGAACCGATTCGGTTGGGCGCCTATGACGTCACCCTGATCGAATCGCACCATTGCCCGCCCGACCGATTTCCCGGCGTCATCGACGAACCGGTGATCCCGCCGGTGAAGGCGTCGGCGTATCGCTGCGGGGAATCCTGGTCGACGCTGGTGCACCACCGATCCACTGGCAGGCGGCTGTTGATCCAGGGCAGTGCCGGCTTCGTCAAGGGCGCCCTGGCCGGCCATCGCGCCGACGCCGTGTACCTGTCCGTCGGGCAACTGGGGCTGCAGCCACGGTCATACCTGGTCGACTATTGGACCGAGACCGTGCGCGCGGTGGGGGCGCGCCGGGTGATCCTGATTCACTGGGACGACTTCTTCCGACCGCTCACAAAGCCGTTGCGCGCCTTGCCCTATGCGGGAGACGACTTAGACTTTTCCGTCCAGATCCTCGACGAGCTCGCCGCCAACGACGGTGTCGCGCTGCACCTGCCGACGGTGTGGCAACGCGAAAACCCCTGGGCCTGAAGCGGTCCCGGTCGCCGTTTCCGGCATCGCGATCAGGTAGAGGGCGAAGCCGAGCGCGGCGATCGCACCCAGCGACATAAAAGCCACGCTGTAGCCCGCGGCGACCACGATCCCGCCTGCGACGAAATTCGAGAGCGATGCGCCGATGCCCCACGCGCTGGTGATCGCCCCCAGGCTGACGTTGAACCGGCCCGTGCCGTGCGTGACATCCTGGACGACCAGCGGGAACAAGGCCCCGAATATGCCTGCCCCGACTCCATCGAGCAACTGCACACCGACCAGCCAGTAGGAATTGTCCGACAGCGGGTACAGGAATGCGCGAACCGTCAAGACGGCGA
This genomic window contains:
- a CDS encoding metal ABC transporter ATP-binding protein translates to MSLEPSIENTAETVSLRGARLSFGDRVLWDHLDLSVSRGEFIAVLGPNGSGKTSLLKVLLGQLALSAGTGLVDGKPITSGSGRIGYVPQHHPMDADVMLRGRDLVRLGIDGPRWGAIPLRSADRARRRAAVGQALRQVNGEHLADVRVGMMSGGELQRVRIAQALVSDPLLLLCDEPLLTLDPANAKLVSALIDRRRQDAATTVIVVTHELNPILPYVDRLLYLVDGRFQIGTVEQVMTSQTLSALYQSDIQVVKVKDGYVVAGAHDDGHC
- a CDS encoding metal ABC transporter permease, which translates into the protein MGNRLAGLLDRLFSFDITAHLLRHDFVQQALVAAALLGLVAGLIGPFIVMRQMSFAVHGSSELSLTGAAFALLVGFGVGVGALVGSALAAALFGVLGRRDRERDSVIGVVLAFGLGLAVLFIHLYPGRTSTSFALLTGQIVGVGYTGLTMLALVCLLVIAVLATCYRPLLFATVDPDVAAARGVPVYALGIVFAALVGVVAAQAVQIVGALLVMSLLITPAAAAARVVASPAAAMVTSVVFAEVSAVGGLVLSLAPGVPVSVFVASISFLIYLVCWMIGRRRESAA
- a CDS encoding sensor domain-containing protein; this translates as MVRGWIAVLVLAAVCALTAGCTTVVGGRASPADTSGPVPRTPLSAADLDGLLLDKDQINSLLDAGMRLRYGVQEMWDWSSTFSDKSCLAMDGPAQAAVYADTGWTAMRGQRFDDNFDDPAVRNDSAIQAVIAYPSARKANTFYDASVRRWFACANRKFSERPTGKPEIVWAVGDAHKVGGTLSTSEVQDSSDGWTCQRALTARNNVVIDVATCGSLLPGGSAVDLAEQIAAKVSRQ
- a CDS encoding LamB/YcsF family protein; its protein translation is MAGIDLNADLGEGFGVWRLGDDDAMLGIVTSANVACGFHAGDPAGLVRVCRSAAAAGVRIGAQVSYRDLAGFGRRFIDVTAEDLIADVVYQIGALQAIAHAAGSSVSYVKPHGALYNTIVTHHEQAAAVAEAVRLVDARLPVLGMAGSVFFDEAARRELRTIAEAFADRAYRPDGRLVSRREPGAVLHDPAAIADRVAAMVTSGRVTAIDGTQIALQAQSVCVHGDSPGAVRIATAVRDRLAAAGIEIGAFC
- a CDS encoding MBL fold metallo-hydrolase; this translates as MRLKLGRPDIARYAHRFDAPAAEPGAPSVTWMGVATLLIDDGSSALLTDGYFSRPSLAKIATGKVAPSPARVDGCLARAKVSRLAAVIPVHTHIDHALDSALVADRTGARLVGGRSAANVGRGYGLAENRIVVAVSGEPIRLGAYDVTLIESHHCPPDRFPGVIDEPVIPPVKASAYRCGESWSTLVHHRSTGRRLLIQGSAGFVKGALAGHRADAVYLSVGQLGLQPRSYLVDYWTETVRAVGARRVILIHWDDFFRPLTKPLRALPYAGDDLDFSVQILDELAANDGVALHLPTVWQRENPWA